The nucleotide sequence ccggggacaaaagtaacaggGTACAGTTGTAacatcgtgaatattttttaaactataaaaGGTACTGTGTATGACCGCGAGGCGAGATCCGCTAGATAGAGCGGCATTTGTTCCTTAGTTCATTGCCGCCCCTCGCGGAACGTGCACGTGTGCAGGAGaagaagttacttttttccttcctgaagtaagttttcttacgtgcataaaatatgaaatatttttctttctttatgccGAAGGtataaggttttattttttatatgttttagtgATTATTTATGTTGATGATTTGCATAATACGATTGACTTTCATccagatatttatgtaaaaatttacttcgaatcataaaatatcattaggggacaattgtaacatcATGCCTGAGAACAGTTGTAGCGTTACAATTGTCCCCGTTGCTCGGGGACAACTTCAACTTAACCTAAccctttaatatatatgattataaataatctttcagttgagaaaacagtattatttgtttttgtttgctataatgtaaaaatactgatattgtcatgtaacaaattattttatcattaaagttgcatttttatagaaaattcgtAAGACTGATTACATAAACTTACTAAATaaccattattttgtttatagatgATGTGGTACAATCGTTCCCCTCTgctgttacaattgtcccGTGGGTTGGGACGGTTGTAACAGTATTCCtcatattctttaaacaataataacttttttcctcaGTTACATTACTGAATTcagcacaagaaaattttgtagtcAAATAAATCTACATCTAAAGGTACAGGTCTTTTTTaagtagatattatattttaactgttataaaatcttaaactcaaaatgttacttttgtccccggtctaccctacacATTCTGTTTTACTCTCTGGAACGTTATTCAGCCTAATTAAGACACGGATTTGCAATTATCTTCCTTATTACATATCGCCATATGAGCGTAAAACGAAGTGAACGTGactaaagtaaaattatatcacagtCAAAATATGCAACATTACTTTCGTAAATCTTTTAGAATTAGAATTACGTATTACAATTATGCTAACGTATCAATGagatttaatgtataaatgtCTATCGATTCTTTTGctattttgaaatacatgatcatttatttatcactCTACTTTCTTTTAGTTTAGAGAATTATTCGAGCGTATGTCGAAAGACTGGTCGTTGCAAAAGACACACGATGAGGCCAAGATTATGCACGAGCATGCCGAGACCTCAAGATTATTCACACTTGTTACCTAAGTAAGAGAAACCTTAAACCTGTCTTTTTTTACAGAAGAAAAAGACAGGCGTTTTTGTctgcaaaatcaaaataaatttctgtgTATAAACTGAGACACAACACAATAGTGATTTGTATTATAAGCATCCAACATATTTATCGTACACCCCTTTTTAATGAGCAACatgcaatatttcttttagatattcataattataatttcatcttcactaaacatttattataattacattgattttttcgATATGTTTTGAGACATTAATGTCCAATTGTATCACTGTAGATTAACTTCAACAATCTCggttaacttactttttatttattttattactttttatcttttctagGTCTAAATATAGGatagaaaagagataaaaagtaagttaaaccgagattaaagttactCTACTTTAATAGAAATGAATGTGTATGTTTTTAACATACACATTCCCCATTccttaatgttatttttgcaaaaatatgacactaaaaaaaatctaaatacacGATTACAGAGATCACTGAATACCGTAATCTTTCttgtttaaaacaatttttcatataccTCACGGTCTCAGAGATATTCACTCGTAATCAAATACATAGAATTTCTCTCGAAGAGTTATTTCGATCCCTAAACACACCTCTaagccgataaaaaaaaatacgtacgtgtttgttatttttcgttaatctacaaaataaatattcaaagcCCATAAAAATCGGTGAGTTCCAAACGTTTCCTTGTtagtagaatttaatttttatatcacatatTGATACaatcttaaattaaatcgagTCTTTAGACCATCGAGCTTGAATTAATaggaaaaataatgtttatatataataaaaattaagtccTACTTTGGACATACTTTcggtatttttgttttttttaatcttgcaGCTTTTACAATTATACTGTTTCCTAAAAAATTCGGTGCAGAGAGTCAATCATATGATATTTTTGCGAAATCAAGACATTAACATGTCTAATATGTCATTgctattcaaatttaattcctttacacacacacacacacacacacacacacacacactcgctGTGttgctaaaaattatattatagtatatttacaattatcgAATTTTTCAGGCCTGGCGTATATAACCATAGCGATATACTGCATGTGGATGTTCACACCGGAAGTCCTCGACATTTTGTCGCCTATGAACGAATCTCGCCCGCGGAGGCAACCTGttgatattcaattttttgtcaATGAGGAGAGATATTTTTACGTCGTTCAATACCACACGTGTCTTGTACTTaccatgatatttttaatttatgtcgGCTGTTCCACTCTATTTGTGACTCTCGCACAACACGTTTGCGGAATGTGCAAGTTGATGgagtaagaaatttatttctcgcgtAATTTACTACTATTTGCGAAAGAGCAAATGACTCTAAGATTACGTGAAAGCGAAGCGTcggtataataataataataataataaacttaaatttattaacggGTAATAAACCCTTTAGCgtacaaagaaaaaagaaaaacaagaacaataaaataaaatttaattttacaacataataGGGAGAACATTCAGGTTACAAGAGTAGACGAGAaagttttttgtttaaaagttgATACAGAGCCACCAAAAAAATCAACCCTATTGGAGAAATTACTTGCAGATATTATTAGCCTATTTACACAAGAATTTGCGTTATACAAAGTACGGTGATATCCGAGGTGGAAGATGGAGTACTGTCTTAATTCTCTCAGTCGGGATGTTAAAATAGATACGTTCCAACAAATCCGGACAGTCAGTAGAGTGATTGAgaagcttaaaaataaatgtaaggtCAAAGGTTAATTTCCTACTTTCTAACGATAGCAGATTTAATCTATCTAATATAGTGCAGTAGTCATGGCAAGTAATTGACATGGATTACCCAGCCGATAAGCAGCCATACGCAGAAATTTGTGCTGCACACGTTCAATCAATAACTGATGGCATTTAAAATACGGAGACCAAACTATGGAACAGTACTCTAACTTAAGGCGAACTAACGTACactataacaattttaaagtagttatatttttaaaaatctaccCATCGGAGGATGATCCAAGCGTTCTATAAGCAGATGAAACTATgattgtatatgtgtattaatGATAAGTCCGCACTGAATAAGACCCCGAGATCTCGAGCTTCGCGCACTGCTGAGAGAGCTAGAGAGATTATCTCTAAATCTAAACTGGTCTATCAATTCTCGAGTTCATGCGACagatacatttcttttttttcaataagaaaaaatagtttttttacatgttttttaaatttattattattattatatatcattattatttttcgatatctTTCACGTAAATGCTATAAAAAATGCTTAATTCAAGCCCATCTCTTCTTCCGCACATTGCACGACAAATATAATTCGACTGAACGTCAATCGTAGATACGAATAACGTTGGCAATAATTTCGGCAGGAATCGCGCGGAACGCATATTTTGCGTTGCCGAAAACGAGACGGCGTATGATTTAATTCAAAGAGTCGCAAAGTTACGGAAACTTGGCCGTTTTTGTGCGGCAGCATAACAACGTTATAcagtttgttttttattttatatatataatacacgaTATCTAATCCATCAGTATTAACTTATTTTCACGAGTAATATGTGTAACGAAGCAGATTAACATAGTGCTTTgcaagaaaatttgaaaagtaaCAATGATGATAACTACATAGTGCCTCTTTCACGCATTACGCTGATACGATTGATAGATAGATTTCAATCAAGAAGAATCAATTATTAGCATTAAATcagataatacaaatatacacaAAGACGAATCTGAATATTGTACAGGcttcgatatatatatctcctATTTCGTCTCTAAGAATATAAATCGacagatttatatttagatttcattatttctctatcgataaaaataatcttataattacaaaacagACCACCGCCATATTCCCAATTATAAATGTACGTTaacatacatattaattattttacatgcaaaaaatattcatcgcCTTATTACTTTAACACGTTTGACTTTTTTTCACCTTACAAGATTCGTTGATATAATCGAGACTTGTCACACAGTACCGTTTCTAATGGATCTCACAGGAATAGTGATTTTGATGAGTCTTACGTTAATCCAAGTATGTTGATTGCGGAAATGTGTCGGACGTCTCCAAGTATTATCGAAGCGTTAAAAACGAAATCTTGCAGATACTAACAATCTCCAGTAACAATTTCGAACGAACGTTTAGATCCGTCAGTGTCGCCATTATAGGACAGAGCTATGTATTCATGTCTTGTTATATGGGACAAAGATCACGGATATGAGTTCGAGTATATGTAAGAAAATGTGAGTATATAGgtctctttaataatatatttacgagtATATCTTGCACTGcaatattcgaaataataataaaacttgacAATGCAAACCTTTTGTCCACTCAAgacgaagagagaaaaattgaaataaaatttattgaaagaataagaaaatttctttatacttATTCACGCAACGTTTTTTTCctcaaaaatatacattcgATAAAAGTACTActtaaatattagatatttacgtattattagagggagaagagagaaagatatatatatatatatatatatatatatatatatatatatatagagagagagagagagagagagagagagacagataTTACACATATgtcatttactttattttataattctcgaACTTGAATGtttccaaaataataataaaaaaatgctccTGCAGATTTAATTCTACATGGTACAACGCAGTTGTTTCAGAGCAAAAGGCATTGTTAATGATAATGATGCGACGCCATCATCCGCTTATCTTGACCGCCTGTAAATTTTATGTGATGTCTTTGCAGAATTTTGGAATGGTAAGAAAAAAGTACGCCGTATTCGGCATGAATCATAACAAACAACGAATAAAGAATGCATGTATCTTTCGAAGGTACTTCAAACAGTAATCTCCTATTGCGTGTTCTTCAgacaaatttgaaaatgtatcTGTCAAGATGTAAGCGTAGAAGTAGCGTAGAAAAAACATTCGTGGTGTTCAAATTAGGAGCCAAAAGCTACAATGACGCCATCTATGGACGAACGACGTTACTAACATGTGACGTGCACGGGGACTTACTGCGTGCGCAcctatcacacacacacacacacacacgcacacacacacacacgcacacacacacacacacacacacacacacacacaattatCTCCCCATAATCAAGCTTACGATTCACGATATTATATGTGTTCTCGAAGTATCTTACAGAATAAAGTTCAGTATCTTAATCATAATCTTTTGCGCGGAGTTATTCACTGCCCTACAGCATTAGCCAACACGTGGGAATATCAAACATGTACCAATCCTTTTCTTACAATCATATCGAAAATTCTTCTTTGTAAAAACAGGAAGCTGTCGGTGTGGATTAcaggtaaataaataaatgtgatacaATCAAAGTAAAGCAAAACATGTGTaacaacttttataataacagaATGTTTCTTGGAGTATtcaataaaatgttacaattttttttaaatgacttATATTTTAGTGAAAGATTCGCTGATGACTTTAAAGTTGATTTGTCTCacgaaaaaattcaatttttatatattatctagaAGTAAATATctgtacaataataataataataattaaagtaatttaaatcgaccgtgactggcaatatataacgtcttttcgatataaacattgaaaaactgtgagccaacttggtttgtcggattcacacagcactttttcggatcaatcatcgagacattattaatttcgaccatgggttttggtcagttgatgtaatttctaaattaaatagttttaatttttattgcgaaaaatattaccccagccagggtttgaacctggaacctcccgtataccgtgcgggtgtcttgccaattcgaccactgaggctgtagtaatatttatcgcaataacaactataagatggagcaccgattcttaggtcgacggtgtataataaacagaataataaatttctttcgccagtatatagaataacaattaaagtaatttaaatcgaccgtgactggcaatatataacgtcttttcgatatgaacattgaaaaactgtgagccaacttggtttgtcggattcacacagcactttttcggatcaatcatcgagacattattaatttcgaccatgggttttggtcagttgatgtaatttctaaattaaatagttttaatttttattgcgaaaaatattaccccagccagggtttgaacctggaacctcccgtataccgtgcgggtgtcgtgccaattcgaccactgaggctgtggtaatatttatcgcaataacaactataagatggagcaccgattcttaggtcgacggtgtataataaacagaataataaatttctttcgccagtatatagaataacaattaaagtaatttaaatcgaccgtgactggcaatatataacgtcttttcgatatgaacattgaaaaactgtgagccaacttggtttgtcggattcacacagcactttttcggatcaatcatcgagacattattaattttgaccatggttttggtcagttgatgtaatttctaaattaaatagtttttaaattttattgcgaaaaatattaccccagccagggtttgaacctggaacctcccgtataccgtgcgggtgtcttgccaattcgaccactgaggctgtagtaatatttatcgcaataacaactataagatggagcaccgattttaggtcgacggtgtataataaacagaataataaatttctttcgccagtatatagaataacaattaaagtaatttaaatcgaccgtgactggcaatatataacgtcttttcgatatgaacattgaaaaactgtgagccaacttggtttgtcggattcacacagcacttttttcggatcaatcatcgagacattattaattttgaccatggttttggtcagttgatgtaatttctaaattaaatagttttaaattttattgcaataaatattactacaaatttaaaaactatttaatttagaaattatcatcaactgaccaaaaccatggtaaaaattaataatgtctcgatgattgatccgaaaaagtgctgtgtgaatccgacaaacctgGCTCACagtttcaatgttcatatcgaaaagacgttatatattgccagtctcacgatttaaattactttaaattgttattctatatactggcgaaagaaaattattctgtttaataataaaatatatattttgtatatttaccCATAGTGTTACACGGTCGTTTGAAATActtgtgataaaatatttgaaacgtggctgttaaaaacattaaaaaatatttctcacatattttctataagaaaaatatatctcaaCGATTTGGTCGTCGTTTGTTATGCACGTACATATAAGAGGGAcgcagatattttattttaccttagACTTGCTTTACTCATCGTTCGCTCCCTTTGCCTGTgaataatcgaaaaatattcgcGATGTCGCAGCGTAATAATCGAGCATGTGAGAAAAATTAACACGGTAGATAGAAAACTGCCTGACGATAATTTTTGTTGGCGAACCACCGGATGTTTCCCACGCTATTATCCGAACATTGTACGCGCGCTGCCGATCGATCCCCTCGACGCTGTTGAAAAATTCGCACCTCTACGCTAAACGCATGCAATTTTCTTCAATGTTTCGATGAATTTAAcctataataaagataatagatgaagaaataataaataaaaaaagatccgAGTGGACCTAACggaaaaaattcaagattatatatagcAGTGAAATAATGATCGATGAACTCTTGCTTCTGCGGTCAGTCTATTGGTAACTTTTGAAGCAAATGGAACATCCCGAGGAGCATTACTACAAATTGAATCGATTTCTTCTGTCGGTTACCGGACTATGTCCTTATCAAAGCAAACGGAGAGCTCGTTTAATAAGAGCTGTTTTAACGGTCACCTTACTAATAAGTATAGTTTGGATGGTACGCAGTTTtagaaaatagtattttttcaatttaatattagatatttttcaaactagAAGATTAGAAATAACGTTCTCAcagtattagaaaaaaaatagaatatatactCAGAAATCAAATTAcagttttatcgaaattataacgaaatataattagaaatttcttGCTCTTCATGAGAGAAATTTGGTCGCGCAAATGTGTCCCCAATAACTGTTTCTcgatgaaattatttcttcgttCTTATTAAGAGTTAATAACATCTTACTAGATTAATAgcatatttattacatctgACATCACTATGGATTATATAGTGGATTGGATACCGATGTTTCTAATTGTATTGGGTGGCCTGAGCAACTTGTATACGCGTGTCATACACGTGGACAAAGTAAGCTGCATAGATTCTCTACCAATTTGTGTTTcttattacttaaatttaatagaatgtaTCATTTGTTTCTAATACATAAAAACCTAAGTTGTCactcatttttaaatagatagataactcatttttagaaatagaCAAAATTACTATTGTATATACCTACATTTCACTCTGTTTTACTCTCTGGAACGTTATTTAGCTTAATCCAATTAAGCCAATTAAGACACTGACTTGCAATTACCTTCTTTATTACTCATCGCCATAGATAATTTGATAAGCaataagagataaaagtaaaacgaAGTAAACGTgacaagagaaaaattatatcacagccaaaatatgtaacattactttcgtaaattttttgaaattagaaTTACCTATTACAATTATGTTAACGTATCAATGAGACTTAATGTATTAGATGTCTATCGATTCTTTTActattttgaaatacatgatcatttatttatcgctCTACTTTCTTTTAGTTTAGAGTATTATTCGAGCGTATGTCGAAAGACTGGGCGTTGCAAAAGACACACGATGAGACTAGGATTATGCACGAGCATGCCGAGGCCTCAAGATTATTCACACTCCGTTACTTAAGTAAGAGAAACCTTAAACTTGTCTCTTTTTACAGAAGAAAAAGACAGGCGTTTTTTCTTGCGAGATCAAGATTACATTTCTGTGTATAAGACTGACAAGAGACACAACACAATAGTGCTATTGCATTATAAGCATTCAACATATTTATCATGTGTAACCTCTTACTAGAGTTTATTtagaattcaatttttatatcacattaAGGTATTGTCTGAAATCAAGCCTTCAAACCATCAGAGCTtggatttaatttcaaataaacattattaatagcAGAAATAATGTTTATGTGAAAATTAAGTCCTATTTTGGACATATTTTCGGtatttatgtttgttttaATCTTGCAGCTTTTACAAATATCTTTGCTGTCTCTTGAAAAATTTGGTGCAAAGTCAATCATacgatatttttgcaaaaccAAAAGATTAATATGTCTAATATATCATTGCAATTCGAACTTACACACGCATATGTATCGCTCTGATgctaaaagttatattaataaatttacaattaccGAATTTTTCAGGCCTGGCGTATATAGCCATAGGGATATACAGCATGTGGATGTTGACACCGGAAGTCCTCGACATTATGTCGCCTATGAACGAATCTCGCCCGCGGAGGCAACCTGTTGATATTCAACTTATTGTCAATGAGGAGAGATATTTTTACGTCGTTCGGTACCATACGtgtcttttatttatcatcCTGCCTTTAATTTATGTCTGCTGTTCCACTCTATTTGTGACTCTCACGCAACACGTTTGCGGAATGTGCAAGTTGATGGGGTAAGAAATTTATTCCTCGCGCAATTTACTACTATTTGCGAAAGAG is from Temnothorax longispinosus isolate EJ_2023e chromosome 10, Tlon_JGU_v1, whole genome shotgun sequence and encodes:
- the LOC139821140 gene encoding uncharacterized protein isoform X2, whose amino-acid sequence is MEHPEEHYYKLNRFLLSVTGLCPYQSKRRARLIRAVLTVTLLISIVWMINSIFITSDITMDYIVDWIPMFLIVLGGLSNLYTRVIHVDKFRVLFERMSKDWALQKTHDETRIMHEHAEASRLFTLRYLSLAYIAIGIYSMWMLTPEVLDIMSPMNESRPRRQPVDIQLIVNEERYFYVVRYHTCLLFIILPLIYVCCSTLFVTLTQHVCGMCKLMGNRAERLFCVVKNKAPYDLIQKSQSYGNIAVFIRLHYNIIQFVDIIETCHTVQFLVDLTGIVILMSLTLIQVLTISSNGFERAFRSTSVAVAGLSYTFMSCYMGQRVTDMSSSICEKIFNSTWYNAVVSEQKALLMIMMRRYHPLILTACKLYVMSLQNFGMTNLKMYLSSCKHRSSVEKTFVGISNMYQSFSYDRIENSSL
- the LOC139821140 gene encoding uncharacterized protein isoform X3, which produces MEHPEEHYYKLNRFLLSVTGLCPYQSKRRARLIRAVLTVTLLISIVWMINSIFITSDITMDYIVDWIPMFLIVLGGLSNLYTRVIHVDKFRVLFERMSKDWALQKTHDETRIMHEHAEASRLFTLRYLSLAYIAIGIYSMWMLTPEVLDIMSPMNESRPRRQPVDIQLIVNEERYFYVVRYHTCLLFIILPLIYVCCSTLFVTLTQHVCGMCKLMGNRAERLFCVVKNKAPYDLIQKSQSYGNIAVFIRLHYNIIQFVDIIETCHTVQFLVDLTGIVILMSLTLIQVLTISSNGFERAFRSTSVAVAGLSYTFMSCYMGQRVTDMSSSICEKIFNSTWYNAVVSEQKALLMIMMRRYHPLILTACKLYVMSLQNFGMTLQTAISYCMFIRQI
- the LOC139821140 gene encoding uncharacterized protein isoform X1; this translates as MEHPEEHYYKLNRFLLSVTGLCPYQSKRRARLIRAVLTVTLLISIVWMINSIFITSDITMDYIVDWIPMFLIVLGGLSNLYTRVIHVDKFRVLFERMSKDWALQKTHDETRIMHEHAEASRLFTLRYLSLAYIAIGIYSMWMLTPEVLDIMSPMNESRPRRQPVDIQLIVNEERYFYVVRYHTCLLFIILPLIYVCCSTLFVTLTQHVCGMCKLMGNRAERLFCVVKNKAPYDLIQKSQSYGNIAVFIRLHYNIIQFVDIIETCHTVQFLVDLTGIVILMSLTLIQVLTISSNGFERAFRSTSVAVAGLSYTFMSCYMGQRVTDMSSSICEKIFNSTWYNAVVSEQKALLMIMMRRYHPLILTACKLYVMSLQNFGMVRKKYAEFGSNHNDQRIKNVCIFRRHFKQQSPIACSSDKSENVSVKL